A genomic stretch from Verrucomicrobiia bacterium includes:
- a CDS encoding DinB family protein translates to MTEKKVLLKQLDTIRSWTLACIDDFTEEEAQKVAEPIRTSLVWTLGHLAVIENAVLKLFFNQSLLDENFVPKFRTGSDPSAVGGVTKDEVLKKMTAVRKALRSKLARIRPADLNKKPSEESPFYKNLREALQTLSLHEGYHTGKIGTLRRFLGKPALFG, encoded by the coding sequence ATGACCGAAAAAAAAGTCCTGCTCAAACAGCTCGATACCATCCGCAGTTGGACGTTGGCTTGCATTGACGATTTTACGGAGGAGGAGGCCCAAAAAGTGGCCGAGCCGATTCGCACGAGTTTGGTCTGGACGCTGGGGCATCTGGCGGTCATTGAAAATGCCGTGCTGAAACTTTTTTTCAATCAATCCCTTTTGGACGAAAACTTCGTCCCCAAATTCAGAACTGGCTCGGACCCCTCCGCCGTGGGCGGCGTGACCAAAGATGAAGTGCTGAAAAAAATGACCGCCGTGCGCAAGGCCCTGCGAAGCAAACTGGCCAGAATCCGTCCGGCCGATTTGAATAAAAAACCAAGCGAGGAATCGCCGTTTTATAAAAACCTACGGGAGGCCCTGCAAACTCTGTCTCTGCACGAGGGTTATCACACCGGCAAAATCGGCACCCTCCGCCGCTTCTTGGGCAAACCGGCTTTGTTCGGATAA